One Amaranthus tricolor cultivar Red isolate AtriRed21 chromosome 1, ASM2621246v1, whole genome shotgun sequence DNA window includes the following coding sequences:
- the LOC130798201 gene encoding lysine histidine transporter-like 8, whose product MGEGKEIYSAPLTPRSGTITPRSGTMTPPNPRTPPLTAPPSQFHSPSLSRSPLLSFNESGEAGVSVGGNNGATKAAVSKGSRPKTPLQFMSPLASPLRRAITPIASPLRRAITPIASPIRKALSMTKLDPQDAWLPITESRNGNAFYAAFHTLCSGIGIQALVLPVAFTILGWTWGIICLTLTFIWQLYTLYLLVQLHESTETGLRYSRYFTLCIAAFGEKAGKLMAMFPYMYLSAGTCTLLISIAGSTCKILFQIACGRDCTSKPLTLTEWYLVFTCAALILSQLPNMNSIAGVSLVGAVTAVAYVTIIWVISVAKHTLPAVSYEPVRYSSDLKNIFSVLNALGIIAFAFRGHNLILEIQATMPSSEKHPSRVPMWKGTQVAYVLIAMCLYPLAIGGYWAYGNSIPQDGGGMLTALYKFHGHDTSQFILGLTALFVIINALSSFQIYGMPMFDDLESKYTIRKKRPCPWWLRASFRALCGFICFFFAVAFPFIASFAGLIGGIALPITLAYPCFIWVVMKKPKVYSPMWCLNWGLGILGMILSALMIAAGIYVVIANGVEFHFFKPQ is encoded by the exons ATGGGTGAAGGAAAAGAAATATACTCGGCCCCTCTAACACCAAGATCAGGCACAATAACTCCAAGGTCAGGCACCATGACTCCTCCAAACCCGAGGACACCACCCCTTACCGCCCCACCGTCTCAGTTTCATTCTCCATCACTTTCCCGGTCGCCGCTCCTTTCATTCAACGAGAGCGGCGAGGCAGGGGTTAGTGTTGGTGGTAATAATGGGGCAACTAAGGCGGCGGTGTCCAAAGGGTCGAGGCCGAAGACTCCGCTTCAGTTTATGAGCCCATTGGCTAGCCCACTTAGGAGAGCCATAACTCCAATAGCTAGTCCATTAAGGAGGGCAATCACACCAATAGCTAGCCCAATTAGGAAAGCTTTAAGTATGACTAAGTTAGATCCTCAAGATGCTTGGCTTCCTATTACGGAATCTAGGAATGGGAATGCGTTTTATGCTGCTTTTCATACTCTTTGTTCTGGGATTGGGATTCAGGCTCTTGTTCTTCCTGTTGCTTTTACTATCTTGGGTTG GACATGGGGAATCATTTGCTTAACATTAACCTTCATATGGCAACTCTACACTCTCTATCTACTAGTCCAACTCCATGAATCAACTGAAACCGGTCTTCGTTACAGTCGATACTTCACTCTTTGTATAGCAGCCTTTG GTGAGAAAGCAGGGAAACTAATGGCAATGTTTCCATACATGTACTTATCAGCTGGCACGTGTACGCTTCTGATTAGTATAGCGGGGTCAACATGCAAAATCTTATTCCAAATTGCATGTGGTCGCGATTGTACGTCTAAGCCTTTAACTTTGACGGAGTGGTACTTAGTTTTCACTTGTGCCGCCTTAATACTATCTCAATTACCCAACATGAACTCCATTGCTGGTGTTTCCTTGGTCGGGGCTGTTACCGCAGTTGCTTATGTCACCATTATTTGGGTTATTTCCGTAGCTAAGCACACTTTACCTGCAGTGTCTTATGAACCTGTTCGATATTCATCCGACCTTAAAAACATATTTAGTGTCCTTAATGCTCTCGGGATCATTGCCTTTGCTTTTAGAGGTCACAATCTCATACTTGAAATTCAG GCAACAATGCCTTCAAGCGAGAAACACCCTTCAAGAGTGCCCATGTGGAAGGGTACCCAAGTTGCCTACGTTCTGATCGCAATGTGTTTGTACCCTCTTGCAATTGGTGGCTATTGGGCTTATGGAAATTCG ATACCACAAGATGGAGGAGGCATGCTAACAGCTTTGTACAAATTTCACGGACATGACACATCCCAATTCATCCTTGGCCTAACAGCCTTATTCGTAATAATTAACGCTCTAAGTTCATTTCAAATCTATGGCATGCCCATGTTCGATGACCTTGAGTCAAAATACACAATTAGGAAAAAGAGACCATGCCCATGGTGGCTACGAGCTTCATTCCGAGCTTTATGTGGGTTCATATGCTTTTTCTTTGCGGTTGCATTCCCTTTTATCGCGAGCTTTGCTGGCCTGATCGGAGGGATAGCCTTACCCATAACCTTAGCTTACCCTTGCTTCATTTGGGTTGTTATGAAAAAGCCTAAGGTTTATAGTCCAATGTGGTGCCTAAATTGGGGATTAGGAATCTTAGGGATGATCCTTAGTGCTTTGATGATTGCTGCTGGCATTTATGTTGTGATTGCTAATGGGGTGGAATTTCACTTTTTTAAGCCTCAATAA